Below is a window of Candidatus Trichorickettsia mobilis DNA.
TGACAAGGGTGAGATCAGTAGATTGCAATTATTAACTGCAAAACCAGTATTATATGTTTGTAATGTTTTAGAGCAGGAAGCGTGTAGTGGTAATGAATTTACCAATAATATTGCTGATAAAACGAAAAAAGAACAAGCAGAATCTATTATTATTTCATCAAAGATTGAAGCAGAAATAGCGAATCTTACTAGTGTGCAAGAAAAAATTGAATTTTTAGATAGCATAGGATTAGCTGAAACAGGATTAAGCAAGATTATCAAAGCTTCATATAATCTACTAAATTTACAAAGTTTCTTTACTGTTGGCCCAAAAGAGGTGCATGCTTGGACTTTTAAGATTGGTACGTTTGCACCAGAAGCTGCTGGAATTATTCATACTGATTTTGAAAAAGGTTTTATCCGTGCGGAGGTGATATCATATAATGATTATATCTCTTGTAAAGGAGAGGTACGAGCTAAAGAAACTGGTAAAATGCGTTTAGAAGGTAAAGAGTATAGAGTACAGGACGGTGATATAGTGCATTTCAGATTTAACCTCTAATATGATATACTCGGTGAAAATCTGCGTATTGCATCGTCATGTCTAAAGATCTGCGCTCCTCGCGTATTTAAGTATACGCTACGGTGCTTGACTTTGACAATTCCTAGCACTCCTTGATTTTGACCTTCGTCTATCTCGAACCCAAATTTGTTCAATGAACTAATTAAAGTAAGATTCGTCATTGCGAGACTACGATAGTAGTCGAAGCAATCCAGTAAAACGTGTTCGTTTATTCACGGAATATATATGAAAATTATTGGGCAGATTCCACTTTGGATGCTACTTTGTTTATTTGCGTTATCGCATACTACTGAGCTGGTGTATACGGCTGCGCTTCCAGATATCTCCAGTTACTTCAATATTAGTGGTGGGGTAGCGCAAGTTAGTTCAAGTATATATTTTTTAGGTTTTGCTTTAGGTATATTATCGCTAGGCAGAGTGTCTGATATTTTTGGTAGGAGACCTGTAGTGCTGGGTGGTATGACCTTATATTTGATGTCAATAATTTGTAGTATTTTTGTAAGTGATATTCAGACATTAATGGTATTGCGATTTACTACCGCATTTGGAGCGAGCGTCGGTTCGGTGATAGGTCAGGCCATGGCTAGAGATTCTTACGAGGGAGCTGCTTTATCGTATGTTTATGCTAGCGTATCAATGTGGTTAGCATTGGCGCCATCGCTTGGTTCTGCAATTGGCGGATATGTAGTAGAATATTTTGGTTGGCGTTATATTTTTGTATTTTTGAGCATGGTATCTTGTTCATTACTATTATCTTATATCAAATATTTACCGGAAACTAATCCTTATATTGGGGTTGCGCAACGTAGTAAATATTCTATGGTGTTTAAGGTAGTTATAAGAGACCGAATAGTATTATTATACGCTTTTATTATTGGTGCTTTTAATGGCATGGCTTTTGGTTTTTATATGGAAGCACCGTTTGTATTTATCAATAAAATTGGCATGTTACCATCACAATATGGGTGTTTAGCATTCTTGCTTAGTTTTGCAATGGCATTTGGTAGTTTTAACGGTAAATACTGGATCAATAAGGGAGTTGGCGGTACTAAAATTATGGTTATCGGCTTATTTTTAAGTATTGTTGGTTGTGGGTTGCTGATAATATCGTCTTATTTAATTTTAGATAAAACCACAAAGTATTTTGTGATACTTATAATCTTTATGCCAATGGTACTACATATGATAGGTCATGGATTACTGATGCCAATGACTTTGCGATATGCTTTAGAAGATTACGCCAAAGTTACGGGAACAGCTGGTTCAATTTTTGGTTCATTATATTACTTGCTTGTCGCTATAATTAGTTTTACAGTATCAAAATTACATAGTGAAGATATTAATAAATTTAGTATATTACTATTTAGTTTGAGTGCTTGTTGTAGTTTATCTTTTTATCTAATTCAAAGATGGAGTTTGAATAAACAGAAATATAACTTTAACTAGACTCTATGAATATTTTTCTTGAGTTTAGTTTAGCCGGTATAGCTCAGTTGGTAGAGCGGCACATTCGTAATGTGTAGGTCGGGGGTTCGAGTCCTCTTACCGGCACCATTTGTAAATTATTGTAAATAAATAGGAACCTTATTATGATCTATTCAATACATTCTAATCAAAATTCATATCCGTTCATTTTACCGAAATTACCTTTTAATCGCGAAGATTTTCTCCCACATTTTACTGCAGAAACGTTTGAATATCATCATGGTAAACATCACCAAGCTTATGTAACAAATTTAAACAATTTACTACAGAATAACCAGGAATTACAGGATAAGAGCTTAGAAGAATTAATAAAGCTAACTTACTCTAAAAATCAGACGATATTTAATAATGCTGCTCAAGTATGGAATCATAGTTTTTTTTGGCATTCAATCAAACCAAATGGTGGCAAGATTCCGGGCGAGAAGATGCTAAATCACATTAACAAAGATTTTGGTAGTTTCGAGAATTTTGTGACTGAATTTAAAGCTGCAGCAGTAAGTCAATTTGGCAGTGGATGGGCTTGGTTTGTCTGTGAACAAGGAAAGCTAAAAATAGTTAAAACTACTAATGCTGATACACCAATTACTCAAGATATTCAGCCTTTACTGGCTTGTGATGTGTGGGAACATGCTTACTATATTGATTATCGAAATAAGCGTCCTGATTATGTTACAACCTATATTGAACATATGATTAATTGGGAATTTGCTGAACTTAATTGTAAAGAATTGCTAAGGTAACGTTGTTATTATTAATATTTATAAATAAAATATTGCTATATTTGTAAATAAATGCTAATATAATATTATAAATATAAATATTGGTATAAGTTATGAAAAGCATTTATGAATATAATCAAGATATAGTTAAGAAAGTACAAGCTGACTTACAGATACAAAAAGCACAGTTGGTTAGTGGTGCTTCTAATGATGATAAGAAAAAAGGATCTTTGCCATTAGATTTTCTAAGTATAAAACATGGTCTAGATGAAGGAGTAGGGCAGAGTAACTTCAATCAGTATAATGCTCAAGGGTTTACAAATTTTGAATTTAAAAAACCTGAGACTACAAAGTCATTTGTTCTGCAACCATTAAGTCAAGTGAATAGTGGATTACTGCAAATTGTTGCCGATGCTTATAGAAGAGGAGATAAGACGATAAAGTTAACAGAAAGTACCTTAAATCAAATAAGAATTGCAGTCCAGGATTCTTCAACTTCAGCAGCGCAGGATGCAATTTTTATCATAAGTAAAGCTGTTGAAAAAGGAGAAAATATTCCTGCAGATTTAATGAACGTAGCATCAATTACTAATAAATTAAATTATGGTAGTAATAATATAATCCCAACTCAAAAGTCATACAATCCTCAGATCATTGCAGCAATAGCTAGTGGTTTTCAAGATGATGAAATTGGTGTTACTAAATTCAATGAAATAACTCTTAATCAACTAAGAGCGGTGTTAACTGATCCATCTGCTGGTTCTAAAGTAAAGCAAGATGCTATTTTTATTGTTACTGAGGCTTTAAAGAAAGCGGGAAAGCCAGGTGCAGAAGAATTAGTAGTTCCTAATGATTTGGTTAAATTAGCTGGTATAGCACCACAAGAACAAAATATTCAAGCACCAATTAATATATATAAGAATTTAGAATCTATAGCAAAGCTATTTGAAAGTGGTAAAAACATCAAATTGACTGCAAAGACTGTGGAGTTAATAAAATCTGCATTACAGCAGAATGCTTTACCACAATCTAAACAATATGCAGCTGATATAGTATTTGCAGCATTTGGTGAAGAAGGGCAAGAGCTGATTACAGAGGAACTGGTAGAACTTGCTCAAAATATTGCATAAAAGCATTTTGGCTATTTTTTAATCAGATTCCAGCTGAAGATACAAGGCGTCATCACGAGCTGATATATCTCCACAAATTTAAAGTGGCTAAAAACATTCCAAAAGCCCGTCATTGCGAGGAATGTGCGTAAGCACACTACGAAGCAATCCAGAAAAAAAATCATAACAGTGACACAGCTTTTACTGTGTTAATCTTTCTGGATTGTCACGGTAGCTGCGCTGCCTCGCAATACAGTTTTAATTGGCAACTTGCTTTATATTTTAACTACACAATTTTTAAATATTCAAAATAAACTTTTCTTACAGCGTAAATCCAAGAAATACATACTAATGTAAAAATTACCATTAATATTGGTGAAATAGAAGTAAAAGTAGCGGCTGGAAAGATTGTAAAGATGATAGATTGTATCAAACCACTTGATGATTTTCCTATTTTGGAACTAACAACATCTACAGCAGCCTTACCTTTGGTTTTTAGCTCATCATCTAAGGGTATATAAAGCATTTGTATGGAGGTATCCCAGATCGAGTATTTGCTACCTTTTGCTAATATATTTTGTAATGCTCCAATTGAGACAGCAAGCGCTAATGGGGTCATTATTATCGCGCCATCAAAAAAGCTCAATATTTGATGATCGAATACTACCAGAAGAAAAAAAGCAATTCCTGTAACCATGATTATAATTGGAGATATTACCGCTGCAGCAAACCAGCTATGGCTACGCATAATATTATTACTGATGATAGTCATGACAATGATTGCAACACCAGTCCAAAGAATATATAAGCTGTTAAATTCAGCATAACTATTTACAGTAGGATATAATTCTTTAATTTTTGCTTTCCACACAGCTTCAACTAGGTTGATTGCAAAGCCAAAAGCTGCCGAACAAATAAGCATTAACCATAGATATTTTGATTTTGCAATATAGCTAAAACTATGCATAATGCTCATTTTTTCTTTTGTAGATCTTGGAGCTTTAGCTCTATTATAAAATGTTGGATTGGTCATTACATTATTGCCAATAAACCTTACCAACAAACATGATAATAGTGCAAAGATTACTACACAAAACACTGATACCTGTATTAAAACTACCTTACTGTTTGCAACATGGATAAAATATTGCATGATTGTACGTTCAGAAGATAAATTCATCATTAATAATCCTACAAATATTAATGATGAATTACCAAATAAAGAAAACAAGGTATAAAATCTTTTTGCTTCTTCGGTAGTAGTAATTTCATTAGCAAACTGCCAAAATAATAAAACATAAAAAATATTCGGCCATAATTCAGCTAAAGTATAAAAAATGATATAGCTCCAATTTCCAGCTAATGCTATATACCACTTTAAATGAGGATGAGCAGACATTATCTGATCTAGTGCAGTGGCATCCATATGAAAGTAGTTAATATTAGGATATAATATAAATGCAAAAATAGCAAAGAACCCTATAAAAACACTAATAAGGTAGTAATAGATTTTTTCAAAACTTAAATGATTAACTAGTTTTGCGTAAATAATTACAAAGATAGCTGCTGTTGGAGTGACACAATAAACTTTAGCAAAACTGGCGACTTCAGCGCTAATTTCAGAGATCAAGATACTGTCCTTAAGAATTCTGAGTATATTTTGATTAAATAAAATACAAAACATTAGCCCAGAGATTGGTATAAATTTTCCAAGTTCATGATGGTGTATTGGCCAAAAAATCTTTCTGAATCGATTTTTAAATAAATATGAATGTACAT
It encodes the following:
- a CDS encoding Npt1/Npt2 family nucleotide transporter; translation: MDVHSYLFKNRFRKIFWPIHHHELGKFIPISGLMFCILFNQNILRILKDSILISEISAEVASFAKVYCVTPTAAIFVIIYAKLVNHLSFEKIYYYLISVFIGFFAIFAFILYPNINYFHMDATALDQIMSAHPHLKWYIALAGNWSYIIFYTLAELWPNIFYVLLFWQFANEITTTEEAKRFYTLFSLFGNSSLIFVGLLMMNLSSERTIMQYFIHVANSKVVLIQVSVFCVVIFALLSCLLVRFIGNNVMTNPTFYNRAKAPRSTKEKMSIMHSFSYIAKSKYLWLMLICSAAFGFAINLVEAVWKAKIKELYPTVNSYAEFNSLYILWTGVAIIVMTIISNNIMRSHSWFAAAVISPIIIMVTGIAFFLLVVFDHQILSFFDGAIIMTPLALAVSIGALQNILAKGSKYSIWDTSIQMLYIPLDDELKTKGKAAVDVVSSKIGKSSSGLIQSIIFTIFPAATFTSISPILMVIFTLVCISWIYAVRKVYFEYLKIV
- a CDS encoding Bcr/CflA family efflux MFS transporter, with product MKIIGQIPLWMLLCLFALSHTTELVYTAALPDISSYFNISGGVAQVSSSIYFLGFALGILSLGRVSDIFGRRPVVLGGMTLYLMSIICSIFVSDIQTLMVLRFTTAFGASVGSVIGQAMARDSYEGAALSYVYASVSMWLALAPSLGSAIGGYVVEYFGWRYIFVFLSMVSCSLLLSYIKYLPETNPYIGVAQRSKYSMVFKVVIRDRIVLLYAFIIGAFNGMAFGFYMEAPFVFINKIGMLPSQYGCLAFLLSFAMAFGSFNGKYWINKGVGGTKIMVIGLFLSIVGCGLLIISSYLILDKTTKYFVILIIFMPMVLHMIGHGLLMPMTLRYALEDYAKVTGTAGSIFGSLYYLLVAIISFTVSKLHSEDINKFSILLFSLSACCSLSFYLIQRWSLNKQKYNFN
- a CDS encoding superoxide dismutase, which encodes MIYSIHSNQNSYPFILPKLPFNREDFLPHFTAETFEYHHGKHHQAYVTNLNNLLQNNQELQDKSLEELIKLTYSKNQTIFNNAAQVWNHSFFWHSIKPNGGKIPGEKMLNHINKDFGSFENFVTEFKAAAVSQFGSGWAWFVCEQGKLKIVKTTNADTPITQDIQPLLACDVWEHAYYIDYRNKRPDYVTTYIEHMINWEFAELNCKELLR